The Natrinema caseinilyticum genomic sequence GTATCGAATTCGTCGGCGTCTTCGCATTCGCGGGCCGTTTGATACACGAGCGAGCGGGCGGCCGCCAGTCGAGCGCGCAGGTTCGCGACACGGTGGCGTACTGCCTGCTTTTCGGAGACGGACTCGCCGAAAACCTGGCGCTCGGAAACGTAGTCGATCAGCATCTCGAGGGCACCACGAGCAGCGCCGACGGCGGCGACGGCGACACCGAGTCGGCTTTCGTCGAGAAACTCCATGACGTGATAGAACCCCCGTCCTTCGGCGCCGAGACGGTCGTCTTCGCTGACCCGAACGTCGTTGAGAAAGACCTGTGCGATGTCGGTCGTCGCGGGGCCGAGATGCCCCTCCATCGGCGTCGTCTCGAGACCCGGTGTCTCCGTCTCGACGACGAATGCGGTAATTCCCTCGTGCGCCCGCTCCGGCGAACTCGTTCGGGCGTACACCACGAGGAAGTCCGCGACGCTCCCGTTGCTGATGAAGACCTTGTCACCGTTGAGGACGTATTCGTCGCCGTCTCTCTCGGCGGTCGTCTGGATACGAGCGAAATCCGACCCGGCCTCGGGTTCGGTCATCGCGACTCCGCTTACCTTCTCGCC encodes the following:
- a CDS encoding acyl-CoA dehydrogenase family protein, with product MRLSDEQAFVQQEVRRFAKEEIEPVAVEYEQNGTYPIDIIEHAADIDLLAPGFDETHGGAGMDLVTELLINEELHRADPGIAESVTSATFGCESIVEHGTTEQIEKYVLPATRGEKVSGVAMTEPEAGSDFARIQTTAERDGDEYVLNGDKVFISNGSVADFLVVYARTSSPERAHEGITAFVVETETPGLETTPMEGHLGPATTDIAQVFLNDVRVSEDDRLGAEGRGFYHVMEFLDESRLGVAVAAVGAARGALEMLIDYVSERQVFGESVSEKQAVRHRVANLRARLAAARSLVYQTARECEDADEFDTERAAMAKLVATTLLEEVSSEAVQLHGGYGCFDEYRVETYFRFSKIPQIYEGTNEVMREVIGDSTFD